ATGTGATCGCGCATGAGGTCGGCCACCACGTGCAGGATCTCGTCGGCGTGCTGCCGGAATTCAACCGCCAGCGCCAGCAGATGAGCAAGGCCGAGGCGAACGACATGTCGGTCCGGGTCGAGCTGCAGGCGGATTGCTATGCCGGCATCTGGGCCAATCGCACCGACCAGAAGGGCATGCTGGAGGCCGGCGATATCGAGGAGGCGCTGAATGCGGCAACGCAGATCGGCGACGACACGATCCAGAAGCGCAGCCAGGGCTATGTCGTGCCGGACTCCTTCACGCATGGCACGTCGGCGCAGCGCAGCGGCTGGTTCAATCGCGGCTACAAGAGCGGCCGCATGGACCAGTGCGATACGTTCTCTGGAAGTATCTGAGCGACCATGAGCGAGGGGTCGATCCGGCAACTGGCGGAACGGCTCCTCGTCGAGGGTGCCGCCAGCCTATCGGCTCATGATCGAAAGCTGCTGGAGAAGATCGCCCAGCGCATTCCCGTCGTGCGCGACATCAACAGCGAATTCGATTCGCAACTCACCTTCGGGGAGCGACTGTCCGATCGGGTCGCCGAGATCGGCGGCTCCTGGAGCTTCATTATCGGCTTCGGCGCCATAATCGTGACTTGGGTGATACTGAATTCGATCGTTCTGGTCCGGTGGGGCGGAAGTTTCGACGCCTATCCGTACATCTTTCTCAACCTCGTCCTCTCCATGGTCGCCGCGCTTCAGGCCCCGATCATCATGATGTCGCAGAACCGGCAATCGGACAGGGACCGGTTGGCGGCGCGGCTGGATTATGAGGTCAATCTCAAGGCCGAGCTTGAGATTACAGCCCTGCACGAGAAGCTCGATCAGCTGCGCTCCGGCGAGGTGAAATCGATCCTCGGCCACATCGAGACGCTGCTGGAGCGGCATCTCGCGGAGGAGGAACTGCGCGAGACATTAGGCCAGCAGAAGGGACGAACCGCCGATGAAATGCTCTGATAGGCCCGATGGCCGTTCCGAGGCTCGTCCTATCAGGACCAAGAATGGCGATTTGTTCCTAGTCCAGGACGATGGCGATCTTCTGGCGCTGGGCTTGATAGCGCGAGGCAATAACAGGGCAATAAAGCTTGGCTATTTCTTTGATCCGTCAAATTTATGTCAGTTTAATAATGTCGATAGAATGAATCTATCGGCTTCAGACGCCATATATATAGCGAAATTCAGCTACCTGCACTTGAAGAATGGCAAATGGCCTATTGTTGGGCATCTGGCGGACTTCTCCCGAGAAACTTGGCCAATGCCAGTTTTCCAGTATCGAAATATACTTACCAACATTATGCAATATAGAATGTATGATGAAGAAAAATTAGAATATATGATTGGAGAGTATGACGAATTTTCTATAGAAGACTATGCGAAATCGAGTATTATGGCAAGTGATGGCTTGGATGGCGCGATTTATGTTGAAAATTTCTTGAGAGGAATACTTAATAATTTGAAAAATTCCCTGAACTAGATCGATTCTGGATCTGATAATTGGTTTTTCTATCTGACGTCAATATCCGTCCACCTGCAGCATCCAGTTGATCACCTGGCGCCAGTCGGTCATGCGGATCGGCGTGCCGTGCGAGCCGGTGTTGAAGAGGACGAATTGGGTCGGATATCCCGGCGCCTGCTTGCGGATCGTGTCGTAGAAGGCCGCTTGCGCCTTCCAGTCGAACACCTTGTCGTCGCTGCCATGGCCGAAATAGAGCGGGATGCGGCGGCCTCCCGGCTTCATCGCCGGATTGCCGAAAAAGACCGGATCGTCGAGCGAGCCCAGCAGCAGCATGCCGGATAGGATCGAGCTCACCTGCGGGTCATCCATCAGCTTCCAGCAGACATTGCCGCCGAAGGACCCGCAGGCCAGGAAGACCGGCGCGCCCGGCGACTTCTTCGCATAGGCGAGCATCAGCGCCTTGACGTCGGCGGCGCCGTTGTCGTTAAAATCGGTGAAGTCGGGCGAGAGATAGACGCCGCCGGCATTCACCACCATGTTCTTGATGCGGTTGAAGTTTCCGCCGAAGGACCAGTCGTCGGCGCCGAGGAAGCGGGTGCCGTTCTGGCCGTGCAGGAAGACGACGATCATCTTGGCCGGCTTGTTGACGGCGCCGACGCCGACATACCGCAGCTTGCGGCCATTGCCGCCCGTGTAATCGTAATGCGCCTGCGCCCAGTTCACGCCGGTCGAGACATATTGCCATTTGACCTTGCGCTCGGGGATCTCGTCCCGCTGATGGATGTCGCGCATCTTGTCATAGTCGACGACGATGAAGTCGCCTCCGTCCTTCGTTTCCAGGATCCCGGGGAAGGCGAAGAGCTTGTCCTTTTCAGGCCCAAGCCGAAGCTGGGCGGCGGCCGGCAGGGCGGCGAGCAAGGCCAATGCGCAGCCGAGAATCGCCGCCAGCGTTGCTGATCGAATGCGCACCATGCCGATTCACCTGTCCTGAT
This window of the Kaistia algarum genome carries:
- a CDS encoding DUF1003 domain-containing protein, translating into MSEGSIRQLAERLLVEGAASLSAHDRKLLEKIAQRIPVVRDINSEFDSQLTFGERLSDRVAEIGGSWSFIIGFGAIIVTWVILNSIVLVRWGGSFDAYPYIFLNLVLSMVAALQAPIIMMSQNRQSDRDRLAARLDYEVNLKAELEITALHEKLDQLRSGEVKSILGHIETLLERHLAEEELRETLGQQKGRTADEML
- a CDS encoding Imm26 family immunity protein, whose protein sequence is MKCSDRPDGRSEARPIRTKNGDLFLVQDDGDLLALGLIARGNNRAIKLGYFFDPSNLCQFNNVDRMNLSASDAIYIAKFSYLHLKNGKWPIVGHLADFSRETWPMPVFQYRNILTNIMQYRMYDEEKLEYMIGEYDEFSIEDYAKSSIMASDGLDGAIYVENFLRGILNNLKNSLN
- a CDS encoding alpha/beta fold hydrolase, with translation MVRIRSATLAAILGCALALLAALPAAAQLRLGPEKDKLFAFPGILETKDGGDFIVVDYDKMRDIHQRDEIPERKVKWQYVSTGVNWAQAHYDYTGGNGRKLRYVGVGAVNKPAKMIVVFLHGQNGTRFLGADDWSFGGNFNRIKNMVVNAGGVYLSPDFTDFNDNGAADVKALMLAYAKKSPGAPVFLACGSFGGNVCWKLMDDPQVSSILSGMLLLGSLDDPVFFGNPAMKPGGRRIPLYFGHGSDDKVFDWKAQAAFYDTIRKQAPGYPTQFVLFNTGSHGTPIRMTDWRQVINWMLQVDGY